CGGTCAGTTGTTCCTTGTGCTGCACGGAGGTGTAGGTGCCGCCGGTCGCGTCCGCGATGCAGCTGAGCTGGTCACGGGTCTTGGCGTCGGGCACCAGGCCCAGGGTGTCGATGGTCAGCCCGATGCCCTTGGCGGCTATCTCCCGGGCCACCTCGCACGGGTCGAGCGGCTGGCAGGTGTCCTCGCCGTCGCTGATCAGGACGATACGGCGGGCGCCGTCGCCGCCGTTCAGGTCGTCCGCCGCCTTCAGCAGCGCGGGACCGATCGGGGTCCAGCCGGTCGGCGACAGCGTGGCGACCGCGGTCTTCGCCTCCGTGCGGTCCAGCGTGCTGACCGGGTAGAGCTGCGCGGTGTCCTTGCAGCCCGTCTTGCGGTCGTTGCCGTGGTAGTTGGCGCCCAGGGTGCGGATGCCGAGCTGGACCTCCTCGGGCGTCGCGTCGAGCACCTCGTTGAACGCCTGCTTCGCGGCCGCCATCCGGGTGCCGCCGTCGATGTCCCGGGTCCGCATGGAACCGCTGACGTCCAGCACGAGTTCGACCTTCGGGGCGGCCTGTTGCGTCTCGTCGGCCGCGGCCGGCCCGGGGAAGGCGAGCCCCGCCGTCAGGGCGGCGAGCAGGGCGCAGACGCCCGCCGCCAGCCGTTGTCTTCTGATCATCGGCGGATCTTATTGATCTCGGGTGCCGGGCTCCAAAACGAGCGGGTTCGGCAGTGCCGTCCACAGGTCGCCGGGGGTCTCGGGGGAGAGCCGCATCAGCGTCAACGCCTTGGCGGGCACGGGACCTTCGCGCAGCGCGGCCAGGTCCGGGGTGCGCGGCAGGCCGGGCAGGGCCGCCGCCAGCGCCGCGCCGAGCGCCGGTCCCGAGCCCGCCGCACCGGCCAGCGCCCCCGCCACCAGGGACCCGAACAGCTTGCGGCGCAGGGCCGTTTCGTCGTCCGTGACCAGCCGGCCGGTCAGCGGCGGCGGGGTGATGCCGTGGCGCCGCAGCCGGGCGGGGCTGATCCGGATGTCGGCGAGATCGCGGTAGACCAGACGCAGCGGGGTGCCGTCGGCCGAGAGCACGACCAGCAGGTTCTGCCCGTGGGCCTCCAGGGCGACGCCGAGGTCCAGCAGCCGCAGCCCGACCGTGAGGGCGAGCCGGGTGAGGCGGGCCAGCCGGGCGGGGGAGTCCCCGAGGCCGCTGACGGGCAGCGCGGCCACCGGCAGCACCCGCTCGCCGGGTCCCGCGTACACCCGCGGCGACTCCCGCAACAGGGCGGCGAGATCGGGCGAGTGGGCGGTGGCCGCGCCCAGGGTGCGGGTGATGTGCAGCAGCCCGTCCGTGCGCGCGACCAGGTCCGAGGCGAGGGCGGTGAGCGCCGCCGACGCCTCCACGGAGTACGCGGAGATGTCCCGCACCGAGGAGGTCAGCCGCGCGCTGAGCGCCGTCTTCACGTGCGGGCCGTCGTCGTCCAGGGCGAGCGTGCGCAGCGACATCAGGGGGTGCGCGGGCCGCCAGGGGACGCACGTCCGCTCGAGCACGTGCGCGGCCTGCCAGGGGTGCACCGGCAGCAACAGGTCCCCGCCGGAGCGCAGTTCGTCCGGCCAGTCCCCGGAGACCAGGCACTCGGCGGCCGGCACCGCGAGGGTGCCCAGCTCCACCACGGGCCGGTGCTCGGGCGCGTACGCCAGCTGGTCCGCCACCGAGAAGCCGGGGCGGGAACGGCAGTTCGGGTGGAAGGGGTGCCCGTCCACCACCCGCTGCTCCCACTCCCAGTCCCGGCTCCCGTCGTCGGCCCGGGCGTCGCCCGCCGGCCACTCGTCCGGGTGGTCCGCGTCGGCCCGGGACAGCGCCAGGGAGGCCACGCTGTCCCCCAGTTCGGCCGCGAACGCGGCAGCGTGCGGCACGGCGAGCGCGGTCATCAGCCGGGCCGGGTCGTCGTGGCGGTCGCGGTCGAGCCGTACGGCGGTGACCCGGTCCCCGGTGGCGTACGGGTCGGCGAGCGGGCCGTGCAGCGTCCGGCCGTCGGCCAGCCGCAGCGCCAGGGCGTGCGCGCCGCGGACCCGGCCGGTGATCCACGGCAGCGGCTCGTGCGCGAAAGCCCGCCACAGCCGGGTCAGGACCGCCGCGCGGGCGCCCGGCAGCCCGGCCGTGTACCGGGGCAGCAGGCCGGGCCGTACGGCGGCCAGCTCCTCGGCGATCCGGGCCTCGGCGGTGGGGTACTGGTACACGGTCGGCTCCTCGGATACACGCGGCACGGGGCACGATGGTCTGGGACGACAGACACAGGGACGACAGACATACTGATCGCCTTCGGGCCCCCGACGAAGAACGAATGGATCGCGTGGACCTCAAGCCTCCCGCCGACGCCGTCGGACGGCGTGCCGACGCGTATGCGGCCGCCCCCCTGCTCAACTGCCTGCTGCGGGAGATCGCCGAACCGCTCCCGGAGCCCGGGCCCGGGGCGCGGCCGGTCTACCGGCTGCCCGGCACCGGCCGCCTGCTGCGGGTGCGCCCCGGCCGCCGGCCCGCCGAGCCGGAGGTGTCCGACGCCGGCACCTGGCACCGGCTCGGCCACTCCGAGCTGGTCAAACTGGTCGCCGAGGAACTGCGCCGGCTCACCGGGTCGGCGGGCGGCGACGTGCCCGCCGAGATGATCGACAGCCGGGACACCGTCGCCGCCCTGCTCGCCGCCCGCGCCCGGGCGGCCGAGCCCCGCGACCCGTACCTGCGCTCCGAGCAGTCCCTGATCACCGGCCACCCGCACCACCCGGCGCCCAAGGCGCGCGGCGGCGGCCCGGCCGCGGCCTGGCTGCCGTACGCGCCCGAGGCCCACGCGCACTTCCCGCTGACGCTGCTCGGCGTCCGCGAGGACCAGGTGGCCGAGGAGGGCGACACCAGCGCCCTGGACGCCCTGGGCGCGTCCCCGCCCGGCTACCGGCTGCTGCCCGCCCACCCCTGGCAGCTCGGCCTCCTCGGCCGCGCGCTCGATCCGTACCTCGCCGACGGCCGGCTCGTCCGGCTCGGCACCACCGGCTTCGACACCTGGCCGACGGCGGCCGTCCGCACGGTGTACGAGCCGCGGCGCGACCTCTTCCTGAAGTTCAGCCTCGACGTGCGCATCACCAACGACGTCCGCCGGCTGTGGCGCCACGACCTGCTGAGACTGCGCCGCACCGACACGGCCGCCCGCGCGGCGTTCGCCGCCCTCGGCCCGCCGGCGGCCTGGCTGGCCGACCGCGGCTACCGCACCGCCGCCTTCGCCTTCGAGGAACTGGCCGTACTCGTCCGCGACGGGCTGCGCGGCCACCTCCTGCCGGGCACCGACGCGCTGCTGGCGGCCGGCCTCGCGGAGGGCTTCGAGGGCAGCCCCCTGGCCGCCACGGCCACGCCCGGGACCTGGTGGGAGGCGTACCTGCGGCAGGTCGTCCCGCCCGCCCTGAAGGCGTTCGACGAGCACGGGGTCGTGCTGGAGGCGCACCTGCAGAACACCCTGGTCGCCGTCGACGCGGCCGGCACTCCCGTGCAGGCGCTGTTCCGGGACGCCGAGGGCGCCAAACTGCTCGCGGACGTCTCCCGCGAGGCGGGCTGGGAGCGGCTGGTGTACTGCCTGGTCGTCAACCACCTCGGCGAGATCGCCGGCGCCCTCGCCGAGGACCACCCGGGGTTCGACCCCTGGCCCGCCGCCCGCCGGGAACTCGCCCGGCACGCCCTGCCCGAGATCCACGCCCTGCTCACCTCGCCCACCCTGCCCGGCAAGACCAACCTGCTGCTGCGCTGGACCGGGGCGGACGGCGCCGCCGCCCGCTACCGCCCGCTGCCGAACCCGCTGGCCGGCGCCTGACCGGCCCGGCCGCGGGACGGCGGCCCGCCCGGCGGCCGTGCGGCCCTACTCCTTGGGAGGCTTGACGGCGACGTCGAGGTAGAAGGCGTCGATGCTGCGCACGGCCGCCTCGAACTCCTCCAGGTTGACCGGCTTGGTGACGTAGGCGTTGGCGTGGTGCTGGTAGGCGCCCGTGACGTCGTCGGGGGCGGCGGAGGTGGTCAGCACGACGACCGGGATGGTGCGCAGCGCGGCGTCCTCCTTGACCACGGCCAGGAACTCACGCCCGTTCATGCGCGGCATGTTCAGGTCGAGCACGATGAGGTCGGGACGCGCGTTGCCCGGGTCGCGCAGGTACTCCAGCGCCTCGACGCCGTCGGAGACCTGGGTGAGGTTACGGGCACCGCGCTCGGTCAGGGCGTCCTGGATGAGCATCGCGTCGGCGACGTCGTCCTCGACCAGGAGCACGTCATAGGGGCGGGTGGTGGCGGCAGCCATGATTCAGGTGCTCCGGGATGGGGGGCGGTGGGTCGGTTGGTGTGCGCCGTTGCCGATCAGACCGGGCCAGCGGCGCCTTGCTCCCTGCCGGCTCATGCCGACTGCCTGGCCGATCTCGGGGTATCCGGCTCCGTACTCGGCGGCGGACCGGGCGGCCTGCTCCTCCAGGTGCCGGACGGCCCGTCTGACGTCGGTGAGGACCCGCAGGCGCAGCAGGGCGTATCCGCGGGACTCGGGGGATCTGTCGGCGGGCTCGGCCGGCGGGCGGGTGATCTCCGGCGCCAGGCGCCGGGCGACCTCGTCCACCAGACGGTCCACCAGCACGGCCGTATCCTCGCTCATCGGGCGGGGAGTGGGAGACGGACCTGGCATGGGCGTCACTGTACTGCCCGACCACGAATGTGGACAACACGTGTTGTCGGGATGCGGGTACAGTGTGCTTGCCGTATGACAAGCAAGCAGGACGGCCGGCCGAGGGAGAGGCTCCACCACGATGACCAGCGGTCCCCCGAAGACCCCGGGCTCCTTCGCCGACTGGACGACCCGCCGCTGGCTGCGCGTGGGGGTGACCGGCGCGCTCGTCGTCCTGGCGGTGCTGGGCTCGCTGGGCGGCTGGGCGATGTGGCGCACCTCGCAGATCACCGCCTCCCTGGTCGACCGGCGCTCCCCGGCGCTCATCGAGTCGATCCGGATCGAAGCGGCCATGGTCAACCAGGAGACCGGCATCCGCGGCTACGGCGTGACCGGCCGCCCCGACTTCCTGCAGCCCTACGCGCGGGGCGCGGCCGACCAGAGGACGGCGACCAGGCGGCTGCGGCCCCTGCTCCGCGGGGACGACCGGGGGCTCGCCGACCTGGCCGCCGTGGAGCGGTACGCCGGTGCCTGGCGGACGCACATAGCCGGGCCGGTCTCCGCGGCCGCCCCCGGCGAGGCCGCGAGGATCGCCGCGCAGCGGGCCGACGCGGGCAAGGCCGACTTCGACGCCCTGCGGGGCGCGATGACGCGCCAGCAGGCCCACCTGTGGGACGAGCGGATCGCGGCGACGCGCGAGCTGCGGCGGGCGACGACCCTGCGGGACTGGATGTTCGCCGTCATCGCGGTCGTCATCCTCCTGGTGGCCGCGCTCGTCTTCGAGGCCCTGCGCCGCGGCGTCACCGGCCCGCTCACCCGGCTCGGCTCGGCCGCCCGCGAGGTCGCGCAGGGCCGCTTCGACCGCTCCCTCGAAGGCACCGGACCCGCCGACCTGCGCCTGCTGGCCGCGGACGTGGACTCCATGCGGCTGCGGCTGGTGGAGGAGCTGCGCTTCACCGAGGGCGCCCGCAGGATGCTCGACGAGCAGGCCGAGGAGCTGAAGCGGTCCAACGCCGAACTGGAGCAGTTCGCCTACGTCGCCTCGCACGACCTCCAGGAGCCGCTGCGCAAGGTGTCCAGCTTCACCCAGCTCCTGCAACGGCGCTACGGCGGGCAGCTGGACGCGAAGGCCGACCAGTACATCGCCTTCGCCGTCGACGGCGCCAACCGCATGCAGAACCTCATCAACGACCTGCTGGCCTTCTCCCGGGTCGGCCGCGTCCACAACGAGCAGCAGACCGTGGACCTGGAGAAGGTGCTCACCAGGACGCTGGGCGACCTCAGCGTCAGCGTCGAGGAGACCGGCGCCGACAT
Above is a genomic segment from Streptomyces collinus Tu 365 containing:
- a CDS encoding sensor histidine kinase, translating into MTSGPPKTPGSFADWTTRRWLRVGVTGALVVLAVLGSLGGWAMWRTSQITASLVDRRSPALIESIRIEAAMVNQETGIRGYGVTGRPDFLQPYARGAADQRTATRRLRPLLRGDDRGLADLAAVERYAGAWRTHIAGPVSAAAPGEAARIAAQRADAGKADFDALRGAMTRQQAHLWDERIAATRELRRATTLRDWMFAVIAVVILLVAALVFEALRRGVTGPLTRLGSAAREVAQGRFDRSLEGTGPADLRLLAADVDSMRLRLVEELRFTEGARRMLDEQAEELKRSNAELEQFAYVASHDLQEPLRKVSSFTQLLQRRYGGQLDAKADQYIAFAVDGANRMQNLINDLLAFSRVGRVHNEQQTVDLEKVLTRTLGDLSVSVEETGADISHDALPTVVGDPTQLGMLWQNLLSNAIKFRSPDRPPRIHVGAARDGDTWRFTVTDNGIGIAPEFQEKVFVLFQRLHTKDAYPGTGIGLAMCKKVVEFHGGTIGIDPGHRTGTRVLVVLPALAAAPAAPDREARP
- a CDS encoding IucA/IucC family protein, giving the protein MDRVDLKPPADAVGRRADAYAAAPLLNCLLREIAEPLPEPGPGARPVYRLPGTGRLLRVRPGRRPAEPEVSDAGTWHRLGHSELVKLVAEELRRLTGSAGGDVPAEMIDSRDTVAALLAARARAAEPRDPYLRSEQSLITGHPHHPAPKARGGGPAAAWLPYAPEAHAHFPLTLLGVREDQVAEEGDTSALDALGASPPGYRLLPAHPWQLGLLGRALDPYLADGRLVRLGTTGFDTWPTAAVRTVYEPRRDLFLKFSLDVRITNDVRRLWRHDLLRLRRTDTAARAAFAALGPPAAWLADRGYRTAAFAFEELAVLVRDGLRGHLLPGTDALLAAGLAEGFEGSPLAATATPGTWWEAYLRQVVPPALKAFDEHGVVLEAHLQNTLVAVDAAGTPVQALFRDAEGAKLLADVSREAGWERLVYCLVVNHLGEIAGALAEDHPGFDPWPAARRELARHALPEIHALLTSPTLPGKTNLLLRWTGADGAAARYRPLPNPLAGA
- a CDS encoding VWA domain-containing protein, producing MIRRQRLAAGVCALLAALTAGLAFPGPAAADETQQAAPKVELVLDVSGSMRTRDIDGGTRMAAAKQAFNEVLDATPEEVQLGIRTLGANYHGNDRKTGCKDTAQLYPVSTLDRTEAKTAVATLSPTGWTPIGPALLKAADDLNGGDGARRIVLISDGEDTCQPLDPCEVAREIAAKGIGLTIDTLGLVPDAKTRDQLSCIADATGGTYTSVQHKEQLTDRVGQLVDRAADPVVTPVATEGAGACSSAPSLKSGLYTDREEFGQQRWYKVAVEPGQEVRASVSVADDRAVNPDYGVLLRAVTLHGREIVRGEAAGDGRTDVISTGLRYPRPESDDENASAETVCLQVTNSFSAAAGVKTTPGLPLELTVDVVDGPSKAGDVASFGLGRGWWLLGALVLAGFVAGLLWGWVSRWRVAVWRTN
- a CDS encoding IucA/IucC family protein; amino-acid sequence: MYQYPTAEARIAEELAAVRPGLLPRYTAGLPGARAAVLTRLWRAFAHEPLPWITGRVRGAHALALRLADGRTLHGPLADPYATGDRVTAVRLDRDRHDDPARLMTALAVPHAAAFAAELGDSVASLALSRADADHPDEWPAGDARADDGSRDWEWEQRVVDGHPFHPNCRSRPGFSVADQLAYAPEHRPVVELGTLAVPAAECLVSGDWPDELRSGGDLLLPVHPWQAAHVLERTCVPWRPAHPLMSLRTLALDDDGPHVKTALSARLTSSVRDISAYSVEASAALTALASDLVARTDGLLHITRTLGAATAHSPDLAALLRESPRVYAGPGERVLPVAALPVSGLGDSPARLARLTRLALTVGLRLLDLGVALEAHGQNLLVVLSADGTPLRLVYRDLADIRISPARLRRHGITPPPLTGRLVTDDETALRRKLFGSLVAGALAGAAGSGPALGAALAAALPGLPRTPDLAALREGPVPAKALTLMRLSPETPGDLWTALPNPLVLEPGTRDQ
- a CDS encoding response regulator; the encoded protein is MAAATTRPYDVLLVEDDVADAMLIQDALTERGARNLTQVSDGVEALEYLRDPGNARPDLIVLDLNMPRMNGREFLAVVKEDAALRTIPVVVLTTSAAPDDVTGAYQHHANAYVTKPVNLEEFEAAVRSIDAFYLDVAVKPPKE